From a single Armatimonadota bacterium genomic region:
- a CDS encoding ankyrin repeat domain-containing protein translates to MQNHAKLVLAVGTILVIISGCKLGRESKLEANARLIAACAKLDALSAKECLDAGADPNATDPNPARGFSALTTGLESPEVVRLLLNHGADPNRRDKNEMTPLEYAAGVAPIEVFRQLLAAGGVVNAKSPDGATLLHAAATASAVDYVEELARRGLDVNAQDVNGLTPLHSAVLTPFSNPKKGDTIAALIRLGADRRLKDRRGRTPYDWAKKSFFASRPEGQSLIKLLKP, encoded by the coding sequence GTGCAAAATCACGCTAAGCTCGTCTTGGCGGTCGGGACGATTTTGGTTATAATCTCCGGCTGCAAGCTTGGACGTGAGTCCAAGTTAGAGGCCAATGCCCGGCTTATCGCTGCCTGCGCCAAGCTAGATGCCCTTTCGGCCAAGGAGTGCTTGGACGCCGGGGCCGATCCGAATGCAACCGACCCGAACCCGGCAAGAGGCTTTTCAGCACTCACTACGGGGCTCGAGTCCCCAGAGGTCGTTCGGCTGCTCCTAAACCATGGCGCCGACCCAAACAGACGCGATAAGAACGAGATGACGCCACTCGAATATGCTGCTGGCGTGGCCCCTATCGAGGTCTTTCGGCAATTGCTGGCCGCGGGCGGGGTCGTCAACGCGAAATCCCCTGATGGTGCAACTCTGCTCCACGCCGCCGCCACCGCGAGCGCGGTGGACTACGTCGAGGAACTGGCCCGTCGGGGGCTCGACGTGAATGCCCAGGATGTAAACGGCCTAACCCCTCTCCATTCGGCAGTCCTAACCCCCTTCTCAAACCCCAAGAAGGGTGACACGATCGCAGCCCTCATTCGCCTCGGAGCGGACAGGCGGTTGAAAGACAGAAGGGGGCGGACGCCTTATGACTGGGCAAAGAAAAGCTTCTTTGCCTCACGGCCCGAGGGCCAGTCGCTTATCAAGCTGCTGAAGCCTTGA